The stretch of DNA AGCGCATCCCGGCGTAGCCGACGTCGTTGCGGACCTCGAAGCCGAGCAGGTCGCGGTAGAAGGCCAGGGAGGCCTCGGGGTCCTGGTGCGGGAGGAAGCTGGCGTGGATGGTGACGTCCATGCCCGTCACGCTAGGCGCGCCACCGCACCCCGTGCTTCTCGATTCCTGACCGGCCGCGTGACCTGCCGGGCCAGGCACGGGGGCATGCCCGCGGTGTCGTCCGCGGACATCCGCCGGTAGGTGCTGGGCGGCACCCCGACGAGCTCGGTGAAGCGCGTGCTGAAGGTCCCGAGCGAGGAGCACCCGACGGCGAAGCAGACCTCGGTGACGCCGAGGTCGCCGCGGCGCAGCAGCGCCATGGCCCGCTCGATGCGGCGGGTCATGAGGTACGCGTAGGGCGACTCGCCGTAGGCCAGCCGGAACTCGCGGCTCAGGTGCCCGGCAGACATGTGCACGGACCGGGCGAGGGCCGGCACGTCGAGGGGCTGCGCGTAGTCGCGGTCGATGCGGTCGCGGACCCGGCGCAGCCGGGCGAGGTGGGCGGCACGCTCGGGCGTCATCAGGGCGCACTCCTCCCGCCGTCCTCAACGTATAGCGCACCGGGGGGCTTGCGGCAAGGCCCCGGGGCGGGTGCACGATCACCGGCCGAGGCCCGGTGACCGCGCCGGGCCCGCCCGCAGGAAAGCGTGTGCCTGAGGAGGCGGCCGTCGCGCCGCCCCGCACGCCACGGAGGGGGAGCCGAGGAGTGGGACCGCAGAGCCGGAGCGCGTTCGACCTGCCCGACCACCTGTCCGCCAAGGCGGACCCGTCGCTCGTCGCCGGGGACGAGCGGCACCTCGCCGCCGTCGCCGCGGCCCTCGCGGAGTCCGTCGCCGCCCTCGTCCGGCGCCTGGCCGCCGAGCGCCGCGCTCCGGCGCGGGCGGGCCAGGCGGCGCTGGACCGCGACCTCGAGGTGCACCGGCTCGCCGCGCGCCTGCGGCTGCTGCGCGGCGCGGGCGCCGACCTCTGCCTGGGCCGGATGGTGCGGGCCGAGGACCCCGAGCCCGTGTACGTCGGGCGGCTCGGGCTGGCGGACGCCGAAGGGCGGCGGCTGCTCGTCGACTGGCGCTCACCCGCCGCCGAGCCGTTCTTCGGCGCGACCCACGCCGACCCCATGGGCCTGCTCAGCCGGCGCCGGTACCGCTGGACCCGCGGCCGGGTCAGCGACTACTGGGACGAGGTGTTCACCGAGGACGGGCTCGAGGGGCACGCCGCCCTCGACGACCAGTCCGCGTTCGTCGCGAGCCTCGGCAGCAGCCGGTCCTCGCGGATGCGCGACGTGCTCGCGACGATCCAGGCCGACCAGGACGCGGTCGTCCGCGCGGGGTCGCGGGGGGCGCTCGTCGTCGACGGCGGCCCGGGGACCGGCAAGACCGTCGTCGCGCTGCACCGCACGGCGTACCTGCTCCACGCCGACCCGCGCCTCGGCCGGCGCCGCGGCGGCGTGCTGTTCGTCGGCCCGCACCAGCCGTACCTGGCCTACGTCGCGGACGTCCTGCCGAGCCTCGGGGAGGACGGCGTGCAGACCTGCACGCTGCGCGACCTGGTGCCCGAGGGCGCGTGCGCCGCGCCGGAGGCGGACCCCGCCGTCGCCCGCCTCAAGGCGTCCGGACGGCTGCTCGACGCCGTCGAGGAGGCCGTGCGGTTCTACGAGGAGCCACCCGACGGGGGCCTCGAGGTGAGCACGCCGTGGGGGGACCTGCGGGTGGGGCGCCGCGACTGGGCG from Vallicoccus soli encodes:
- a CDS encoding helix-turn-helix transcriptional regulator, yielding MTPERAAHLARLRRVRDRIDRDYAQPLDVPALARSVHMSAGHLSREFRLAYGESPYAYLMTRRIERAMALLRRGDLGVTEVCFAVGCSSLGTFSTRFTELVGVPPSTYRRMSADDTAGMPPCLARQVTRPVRNREARGAVARLA